DNA from Flavobacterium aestivum:
GGAACGGGTTCAAAATTATTTTCTAAAGATTTTTCAATGGCAGGAAAAACAGGAACAGCTCAGGTGAATTATGCTAAAAATGGCGGGCAAGATAAGCACTATGCATCTTCATTTGTGGGGTATTTTCCAGCTGATAATCCAAAATATTCTTGCATTGTAGTGGTTCATAAACCCAATACAGCCAAAAATGATTATTATGGAGCAGATGTTGCTGGCCCGGTTTTTAAAAGGATAGCCCAAAAAATATTTACAGATGCACCTTCTACAAATGTGATTAAAAAGTTAGAAAGATCAACTCCAAAACAAGACCGTAATTACAATTCGTATTTTGCGCAAACACAGAAAAAGAATCTATATGTTCCAAATGTAAAAGGAATGTCGGGGATGGATGCAGTTGCTTTGCTAGAAAATTTGGGTATGAAAGTAAAGGCTGTTGGAGTTGGTAAAGTAAAAAAACAGTCAATACAAGCAGGACAAAATATTGTAAAAAAATCAACTATACTATTGGAATTATCATGAGTATACTAAGAGATATATTATATAAAGTAGCTATAGAATCGGTAAGTGGTTCTACAGAAATTGCTATTAACAAAATGGATTTCGATTCTAGAAAAATTGAAAAAAATGATGTTTTTATAGCGATTAGAGGAACAGTTTCAGACGGGCATGATTTTATAGAGAAAGCTATAGAGCTAGGAGCTTCGGCAGTTATTTGTGATACTTTGCCAAAGGTTTTAGCAAAAGAAGTTACCTATGTGTGTGTGAAAGATACTAATCTTGCTTTAGCCCATATGGCAGCCAATTATTACGGAAATCCTTCTGATGGTTTAAAATTAGTGGGAATTACTGGGACAAATGGTAAAACAACAATTGCTTCTTTATTGTATCAATTGTTTAAAAAAGCGGGTTTTAAAGTTGGGTTACTATCTACAGTCAAAATTTTGGTTGATGATGTAGAATATAAAGCAACACATACGACACCAGACTCTATAACCATAAATCATTTTTTGAGAGAAATGATCGAGGCAGGAGTAACATATTGTTTTATGGAGGTGAGTTCACATGGAATTCATCAAAAAAGAACTGAAGGATTGCATTTTGTAGGCGGAATTTTTACCAATTTATCACACGATCATTTAGATTATCATCCCACTTTTGCTGAATACAGAGACGTGAAAAAATCGTTTTTTGATAATTTGTCCAGCACAGCTTTTGCATTGTCAAATATAGATGATAAAAATGGGCAAGTAATGCTGCAAAATACTTCAGCAAGAAAACGTACTTACGCTTTAAAAACATATTCTGATTATAAAGCTCAAATTCTAGAAAATCAATTATCTGGTTTGTTGCTGAAAATTAACGGAAATGAAGTTTGGGTAAAATTAATAGGGACTTTCAATGCCTATAATCTTTTGGCTATTTACGGAACGGCAATAGAATTAGGATTGGATAGCTTTGAAGTACTTCGATTAATGTCTGAATTAGAAAGTGTATCCGGACGATTCCAGTTTATTGTTTCCAGCTCAAATGTAACGGCAATTGTAGATTATGCTCACACACCAGATGCTCTGGAAAATGTTTTGAATACGATTAATGATGTACGTACAAAAAATGAACAACTAATTACGGTTGTTGGTTGTGGAGGAAATAGAGATAAAACCAAAAGGCCTATAATGGCAGGTATAGCCTCAGATTTGAGTGATAAAGTGATTCTTACATCAGATAATCCAAGAGATGAAGAACCGGAAACAATTATCCAAGAAATGGAAAAAGGAGTAGCTGCTCAAAATTTTAAAAAAGTTTTGACAATTACAGATAGACTGCAAGCTATAAAAACGGCTTGCCAATTGGCCCAACCAAATGATATTATATTGATTGCCGGAAAAGGACATGAAACGTATCAGGAAATCAAAGGGGTACGTCATGATTTTGATGACATGAAAAATGTAAAAGAAATTTTAGAACAACTGTTAAAATAAAACAATATGCTATACTACTTATTTCAATATTTAGACAAAGTAATGGATGTTCCTGGAACAGGAGTTTTTCAATACATTACTTTTAGATCTTCTTTGGCATTAATGTTATCATTGCTATTGTCTACTATTTACGGAAAACGAATTATTGGTTTTTTAAGTAGACAACAAGTTGGAGAAACAGTTCGTGAATTAGGATTGGCAGGACAAAATGAAAAGGCTGGTACACCAACTATGGGGGGAATTATTATCATATTTGCCACATTGGTTCCAGTAATACTTTTTGCAAAATTGCATAATATCTATATTGTTTTATTGATAGTAACCACATTATGGATGGGAACTATCGGTTTTATTGACGATTATATTAAAATTTTCAAGAAAGACAAACAAGGACTTAAGGGAATCTTCAAAGTTTTTGGACAAGTTGGTTTGGGATTGATCGTGGGATCGGTATTGTATTTCAGCCCATCGGTTACTGTAAGAACTGATACAGGGAATAGTGATATTTTTAGAAATCCTACAGAAACAGTAATAAATCAAGCATCATTAGAAGAGAAATCTACAGCAACGACTATTCCGTTTTTTAAAAATAACGAATTTGATTATGCTGAACTATTGGCTTGGACCGGAGAGGGCTATGAAAAATGGGCTTGGTTGGTTTTTATACCAATCGTGATTTTTATCATTACTGCAGTTTCTAACGGAGCCAACTTAACAGATGGTATAGATGGTCTGGCCGCAGGAACTTCTGCAGTGTCGGTCTTTGCACTGGCGATTTTTACTTTTGTATCAGGTAATATTATATTTTCTAATTATTTGAATATAATGTACATCCCCAATTCAGGAGAAATGACAGTTTTTATAGCGTCATTTCTTGGGGCATTGATTGGATTTCTTTGGTACAACTCCTATCCAGCTTCTGTTTTTATGGGAGATACAGGAAGTTTAACTATAGGAGGGATAATAGCGGTTCTAGCTATTGCAGTCCGAAAAGAAATGCTAATTCCATTATTATGCGGGATCTTTCTGGTAGAAAATTTTTCTGTAGTCTTACAAGTAAGTTATTTTAAATACACCAAAAAACGTTTTGGAGAGGGACGAAGAATTTTTCTGATGTCACCGTTGCATCATCACTATCAGAAGAAGGGTTATCATGAAAGCAAAATTGTTACCCGATTTTGGGTTGTAGCCATCATGTTAGCCATATTGTCTATTGTTACACTAAAATTAAGATAGTATGAGGCTAGTAGTATTAGGAGCTGGAGAAAGCGGTGTTGGAACTGCTATACTAGGGAAGAAGCAAGGTTATGATGTTTTTGTTTCTGACTTTGGAAAAATACAAGGAAGTTACAAAGAAGTTCTTATCATTAATGGAATTGCCTGGGAAGAGGGTAAACACACAGAAGAGCTGGTATTGAATGCAGATGTGGTGATGAAAAGCCCTGGGATTCCTGACAAATCTCCAATCATTAAGCAATTAAAAGAGAAAGGGGTTTCTATCGTTTCCGAAATTGAATTTGCAGCTCCATTTACAGAAGCCACGACTGTCGGAATAACAGGAAGTAACGGTAAAACTACCACGACAATGCTAACCTATCATTTGCTGAAATCAGCAGGATTGAATGTAGGTCTGGCAGGCAATATCGGAAAAAGCTTTGCTTGGCAAGTAGCAGAGAATAAGTATGATGTTTATGTGCTGGAATTAAGCAGTTTTCAGCTTGACGGCATTATAAATTACAAGCCACATATAGCAGTAATTACGAATATTAGTCCGGATCATTTAGATCGATATAATTATAAATATCAAAATTATATAGATTCAAAATTTAGGATAACAATGAATCAAACCGAAGAAGACTTCTTGATTTATGATTATACTGATGAGGCTATTTCGGAATGGCTAAAAAATAATAAGACAAAAGCTAAATTAATTCCTTTTTCATTGACAGATACTTTCAACGAAGGAGCTTATATAAAAAACAATAAAATGGACGTAAAAATTAACCACGAAGAGTTTACAATGGAAACAGAATATATTGCATTGGAAGGGAAACATAATATAAAAAATGCAATGGCGGCAACATCTGTAGCAAAGATTTTACAAATTAGAAATGCAACTATCCGTGAAAGTTTGTCCAACTTTCAAGGGGTTGAACATCGTTTAGAGAAAGTTTTAAAAATTCAAAATGTTCAATACATCAATGACTCAAAAGCTACAAATGTAAATGCAACATTCTTTGCTTTAGATAGCATGAATACTTCAACGGTTTGGATTGTTGGGGGAGTAGACAAAGGGAATGATTATAATGAATTGATGTCTTTGGTTCGTGAAAAGGTAAAAGCTATCGTTTGTTTGGGTATCGATAATAAAAAGATTATTGATGTTTTTGGAGGTGTTGTAGATATAATGGTCGAAGTAGACAATATGAATGATGCTGTTCGTATGGCACAGCGTCTAACCGAAAAAGGAGATACGGTTTTATTATCACCAGCATGTGCAAGTTTTGATTTATTCGAAAATTACGAAGATAGAGGAAGACAATTCAAGCAAGCAGTAAAAAATTTATAATTAGTCAATTAGCCAATTTTATAATGTGCCAATTGGTCAATTAGCGAATTATTAAATTATCAAGTTGATACATTAGATTTACAAGAATGAAAGAACTAGTTAACAAATTAAAAGGAGATAAAGGCATTTGGTCATTCGTGGCACTATTGGCTATGTTTTCGTTTATGCCTGTTTTTAGTGCGAGTAGTAATTTGGCATACATAGGTCACGGAACTGGAAATACTTTGGGATACTTGGTAAAACATTTGGCTCATATCTGTATCGGTTTTGTGATTATTTATTGGATTCATAATATACCGTATCATTATTTTAGGGCTATCTCAAAAGCAGGATTACCGGTAGTTTGGCTTTTGTTATTGTATACATTGGCAAAAGGAACGGCAATAGGCGGAGCTAATGCGAGTAGATGGATTCAAATTCCTTTTGTGGGATTGTCTTTTCAGACATCAGCGTTGGCAGCGATCATTTTGTTCATATTCGTAGCTCGTTATTTATCAAAAACAAGAGAAAACCCAATTACGTTCAAGTCCTCTTTATGGGAACTTTGGACTCCGGTTTTTATAACATTAGCGCTAATTTTACCAGCCAATTTTTCTACCACAGCTTTGATATTTGCAATGGTAATCATGTTGACTTTTGTTGGTAAATATCCGTTGAAGTATATTTTTTCGATCATAGGCTCAGGTATTGTATTTCTGGCATTTTTCGTTTTGCTTTCAAAAGCTTTTCCTGATTCTAAATTTTTTAGCAGGGTAGGAACATGGGGTAGTCGTATAGAGAATTTTACCAGCAACAAAGCCGATGAGGATGATTACCAAATTGAGAAAGCGAAAATAGCCATAGCTTCTGGCCAAATATATGGGCTTGGACCTGGTAAAAGTGTACAGAAGAATTTTTTGCCCCAATCCTCTTCCGATTTTATTTATGCCATTATAGTTGAGGAATACGGATTGGTTGGCGGATTAGGAGTTTTGGTTTTGTATTTGCTTCTATTGTTTCGTTTTGTAGTAGCATCCCATAAAGCCAATACTCTTTTTGGGAAATTAGTGGTCATAGGACTAGGATTTCCAATGATATTTCAAGCCATGATTAATATGGCTGTAGCGGTAGAATTGTTGCCGGTTACAGGGCAAACGCTGCCATTAATAAGTAGTGGAGGTAGTTCTATCTGGATGACCTGTTTTGGACTCGGAATTATTTTAAGCGTTACCAAAAAAGAAGAGGAAATTGCACAGGAAAAACTCGAAAAGGAAAGAAGAGAAGAAGCACTCCAAAAACTTATCGATAGGGAGTTAGAAGCAGATCTTAATGCAGACCAAGAGTTAGATAAAGAAGAGTTTGATTCAAATAATTATTCTATAACGGATAATTCTAAAAATCCAATGGATGCAGTGCTGAAATAATTGGATAAAGCAATTAGAAATTGGATATCAGTTTGTGAAATCCAGATGTTCAAAAAATAAGCAACTTAGAAATTTTATAAGATGGCAAAACATAAATTCATATTAAGCGGAGGAGGAACAGGAGGGCATATCTATCCTGCAATTGCTATTGCAAACGAATTAAAACTCCGTTTTCCGGACGCCGAAATTTTGTTTGTTGGTGCCGAGGATAAAATGGAAATGCAAAAAGTGCCTCAAGCAGGCTACAAAATAAAAGGACTTTGGATTGCAGGATTGCAAAGAAAATTAACAATTCAGAATGCAATGTTCCCATTTAAATTATTAAATAGTTTATGGGAATCCAGAAAAATAATAAAAAAGTTTAAGCCGGATGTAGTTATAGGAACCGGAGGGTTTGCAAGTGGACCATTGCTGAAAATGGCTAATTCAACGAATATCCCGACTGTAATTCAGGAGCAAAATTCCTATCCGGGGATTACCAATAAATTATTAAGCAAGAAAGCCAATATTATTTGTGTGGCGTATGATAATCTGGAAAGGTTTTTCCCTAAAGATAAAATGATATTAACCGGAAATCCGGTTCGCCAAGATTTAATAGACATAGACGGAAAAAGAGAAGAAGCGATCCAACATTTTAAATTGGATAAAAATAAAAAAACTCTTTTGGTGTTGGGAGGAAGTCTTGGAGCAAGAAGAATAAATCAATTGATAGAAAAAGAACTGGATAAATTTCTGTCACTTAATGTTCAGGTTATCTGGCAATGTGGCAAATTTTATTTAGATGAATATAAAAAATACAATAAGCCCAATGTTCAGGTGGTGGCTTTTATAGAGCGAATGGATCTGGTTTATGCAGCAGCAGATGTTATTGTTTCCAGAGCAGGAGCATCTTCGGTTTCAGAATTGTGCATAGTTGGGAAACCAGTGATTTTTATTCCATCTCCTAATGTGGCTGAAGATCACCAAACTAAAAATGCTCAGGCAATGGTCGATAAAAAAGGAGCCATTTTACTTAGAGAATCTCAATTAGATGAAGATTTTGGTATTGTTTTTGAATCACTGGTAAAAGATTCGGGAAAACAGGAACAGTTAGCTCAAAACATAAAAAAATTGGCTAGACCAAAAGCAACGGAACAAATAGTTGATGAAATTGTGAAGTTGATCGAAAAAAAGTAAAGAAAAATAGAATTTAGAGAATAGACAGAAAGAATCTTATAAAAAAATAATAATGAACCTGAATCAAATAAAAAACGTCTATTTCATTGGTATTGGAGGCATCGGAATGAGTGCTTTGGCTCGTTATTTCAAGACAATCGGAAAACAAGTTTCGGGTTATGATAAAACGCCTTCTATTCTTACCAGTGAATTAATTGAAAGTGGAATTGATATACACTTTGAAGATAGTATTGCATTGATTCCAAATGATTTTTATGTAGAAAACACTTTGGTTATTATCACACCAGCAGTGCCTATTTCACACTCTGAATGGAATTACTTTTTAGAAAGAGACTTTCAGGTAAAGAAGAGAGCCGAAGTTTTGGGGATAATAACAAAAGATACTTTTTGTTTTGCAGTAGCGGGTACCCACGGGAAAACAACTACTTCAAGTATTTTAGGACATATATTACATGAAAGTGGAGCTGATGTTACCGCTTTTATAGGAGGAATTGTAGAGAATTATGATTCGAATTTAATAGGAACCGGAAAGACGGTTACCGTAGTTGAAGCCGATGAATTTGATCGTTCCTTTTTGCACTTGTATCCCAATATTGCCTGTGTCACATCGATGGATGCTGATCATTTGGATATTTACGGAACAAGTGACGCTATTGAGGCATCTTTTGTAGAATTTGCTAATAAGATTGAGGATAAAACAAAACTCTTTATAACTAATGAATTGCCTATTGACGGGCAGGTATGTGCTGTAAATGAGGAAGGAATCTATAAAGCTTTCAATGTAAGGATAGAAAATGGTAGTTATGTTTTTGATGTAAAAACTCCAAACGGATTAATAAAAGATTTGCGTTTTGGACTACCGGGTAAACATAACTTAATGAATGCTTTAATGGCACTGGCTATGGCAATAACTTACGGAACCCCAACCGAGGTTGTTGCTAAGGCTTTGTTGTCATTCAAGGGGATAAGAAGACGTTTCTCTTATCAAATAAAAGAAGAAAATTTAGTTTATATAGATGATTATGCACATCATCCTACAGAGATAAATGCGGTTCATCAAGCGGTTAGGGAATTGTATCCGGGTCAAAAGGTTCTGGCAATTTTCCAGCCCCATTTATTTAGTAGAACAAAAGATTTTGCTGATAATTTTGCCAAAAGTTTATCGGCTTTTGATGAAGTGCTTTTAATGGAAATTTATCCGGCAAGAGAACTGCCGATGGAGGGTGTAAATTCACAATGGCTAATGGATAAAATGACAAACGAACATAAAAGGCTAATCTCAAAAGAGGATTTAATTCCTACTATTTTGGCTAATGATGCTCGTGTTATTGTAACTATTGGAGCAGGTGATTTAGGAGAAATGGTACCATCAATAAAAAAAGCATTATATGAAAATCTTTAATTGGAATAATATAAGGTTATTTCTTATGTTTTTCTTGGTGATTTTTCTTTTTTCTTTCACATCAAAAAGAAATTCGAAGAGAAAATTAACAAAATCCACAGTTGTTTTTGTAGGTGAAAACTCTCTATTTATCAAGCAGGAGTCGGTTAATAAATTGTTAATAGAAAATAATTCGAACGCGACAACCGTAAGAAAAGATAGGTTAGATTTGAATAAGCTAGAGCAAGTATTAAATGCTCAGGCCATGATCGAGAGAGCAGATGTGTTTGTAAGTATCGATGGAGTTCTAAAGGCGGTTGTAAAACAAAAGACACCTATAGCTAGAGTTTTTAATGATGAGGGCTCCTTCTATATTGATAGTGAGGGTAATAAAATGCCGTTGTCAGCCAATTTTACGGCTCGAGTTCCGCTTGTTTCCGGTGAGATAAACAAGAAAAACAGCGAAGATTTATTTAAATTATTTAAGATAATTTATGATGATGAGTTTCTGAAAAAAAACATTATTGGTATCAAAGTTATGCCCAATAGTAGCTTATTAATGCTGAATAGAAACTATAATTTTCAAATTGATTTTGGAAATATGATAAATGTTGAACGAAAATTCAAAAACTATAAAGCTTTTTTTCAAAAAGTAAGTTTAGATAGTTCGTTGTATAAATATAAAAAGATTGATCTGAGATTTACGGAACAAGTTGTTTGCACTAAATAAATAGAAAATGGAAAAAGAGAATATTGCGGTAGGTCTAGATATTGGGACGACTAAAATTGTTGCCATGATTGGCAAGAAGAACGAGTATGGCAAGCTGGAAATTTTGGGTGTAGGAAAATCCAAAAGTTTAGGTGTTGCAAGAGGCGTAGTGAATAATATTACACAAA
Protein-coding regions in this window:
- a CDS encoding UDP-N-acetylmuramoyl-L-alanyl-D-glutamate--2,6-diaminopimelate ligase, whose amino-acid sequence is MSILRDILYKVAIESVSGSTEIAINKMDFDSRKIEKNDVFIAIRGTVSDGHDFIEKAIELGASAVICDTLPKVLAKEVTYVCVKDTNLALAHMAANYYGNPSDGLKLVGITGTNGKTTIASLLYQLFKKAGFKVGLLSTVKILVDDVEYKATHTTPDSITINHFLREMIEAGVTYCFMEVSSHGIHQKRTEGLHFVGGIFTNLSHDHLDYHPTFAEYRDVKKSFFDNLSSTAFALSNIDDKNGQVMLQNTSARKRTYALKTYSDYKAQILENQLSGLLLKINGNEVWVKLIGTFNAYNLLAIYGTAIELGLDSFEVLRLMSELESVSGRFQFIVSSSNVTAIVDYAHTPDALENVLNTINDVRTKNEQLITVVGCGGNRDKTKRPIMAGIASDLSDKVILTSDNPRDEEPETIIQEMEKGVAAQNFKKVLTITDRLQAIKTACQLAQPNDIILIAGKGHETYQEIKGVRHDFDDMKNVKEILEQLLK
- the mraY gene encoding phospho-N-acetylmuramoyl-pentapeptide-transferase; amino-acid sequence: MLYYLFQYLDKVMDVPGTGVFQYITFRSSLALMLSLLLSTIYGKRIIGFLSRQQVGETVRELGLAGQNEKAGTPTMGGIIIIFATLVPVILFAKLHNIYIVLLIVTTLWMGTIGFIDDYIKIFKKDKQGLKGIFKVFGQVGLGLIVGSVLYFSPSVTVRTDTGNSDIFRNPTETVINQASLEEKSTATTIPFFKNNEFDYAELLAWTGEGYEKWAWLVFIPIVIFIITAVSNGANLTDGIDGLAAGTSAVSVFALAIFTFVSGNIIFSNYLNIMYIPNSGEMTVFIASFLGALIGFLWYNSYPASVFMGDTGSLTIGGIIAVLAIAVRKEMLIPLLCGIFLVENFSVVLQVSYFKYTKKRFGEGRRIFLMSPLHHHYQKKGYHESKIVTRFWVVAIMLAILSIVTLKLR
- the murD gene encoding UDP-N-acetylmuramoyl-L-alanine--D-glutamate ligase, which translates into the protein MRLVVLGAGESGVGTAILGKKQGYDVFVSDFGKIQGSYKEVLIINGIAWEEGKHTEELVLNADVVMKSPGIPDKSPIIKQLKEKGVSIVSEIEFAAPFTEATTVGITGSNGKTTTTMLTYHLLKSAGLNVGLAGNIGKSFAWQVAENKYDVYVLELSSFQLDGIINYKPHIAVITNISPDHLDRYNYKYQNYIDSKFRITMNQTEEDFLIYDYTDEAISEWLKNNKTKAKLIPFSLTDTFNEGAYIKNNKMDVKINHEEFTMETEYIALEGKHNIKNAMAATSVAKILQIRNATIRESLSNFQGVEHRLEKVLKIQNVQYINDSKATNVNATFFALDSMNTSTVWIVGGVDKGNDYNELMSLVREKVKAIVCLGIDNKKIIDVFGGVVDIMVEVDNMNDAVRMAQRLTEKGDTVLLSPACASFDLFENYEDRGRQFKQAVKNL
- a CDS encoding FtsW/RodA/SpoVE family cell cycle protein, which encodes MKELVNKLKGDKGIWSFVALLAMFSFMPVFSASSNLAYIGHGTGNTLGYLVKHLAHICIGFVIIYWIHNIPYHYFRAISKAGLPVVWLLLLYTLAKGTAIGGANASRWIQIPFVGLSFQTSALAAIILFIFVARYLSKTRENPITFKSSLWELWTPVFITLALILPANFSTTALIFAMVIMLTFVGKYPLKYIFSIIGSGIVFLAFFVLLSKAFPDSKFFSRVGTWGSRIENFTSNKADEDDYQIEKAKIAIASGQIYGLGPGKSVQKNFLPQSSSDFIYAIIVEEYGLVGGLGVLVLYLLLLFRFVVASHKANTLFGKLVVIGLGFPMIFQAMINMAVAVELLPVTGQTLPLISSGGSSIWMTCFGLGIILSVTKKEEEIAQEKLEKERREEALQKLIDRELEADLNADQELDKEEFDSNNYSITDNSKNPMDAVLK
- the murG gene encoding undecaprenyldiphospho-muramoylpentapeptide beta-N-acetylglucosaminyltransferase, which produces MAKHKFILSGGGTGGHIYPAIAIANELKLRFPDAEILFVGAEDKMEMQKVPQAGYKIKGLWIAGLQRKLTIQNAMFPFKLLNSLWESRKIIKKFKPDVVIGTGGFASGPLLKMANSTNIPTVIQEQNSYPGITNKLLSKKANIICVAYDNLERFFPKDKMILTGNPVRQDLIDIDGKREEAIQHFKLDKNKKTLLVLGGSLGARRINQLIEKELDKFLSLNVQVIWQCGKFYLDEYKKYNKPNVQVVAFIERMDLVYAAADVIVSRAGASSVSELCIVGKPVIFIPSPNVAEDHQTKNAQAMVDKKGAILLRESQLDEDFGIVFESLVKDSGKQEQLAQNIKKLARPKATEQIVDEIVKLIEKK
- the murC gene encoding UDP-N-acetylmuramate--L-alanine ligase produces the protein MNLNQIKNVYFIGIGGIGMSALARYFKTIGKQVSGYDKTPSILTSELIESGIDIHFEDSIALIPNDFYVENTLVIITPAVPISHSEWNYFLERDFQVKKRAEVLGIITKDTFCFAVAGTHGKTTTSSILGHILHESGADVTAFIGGIVENYDSNLIGTGKTVTVVEADEFDRSFLHLYPNIACVTSMDADHLDIYGTSDAIEASFVEFANKIEDKTKLFITNELPIDGQVCAVNEEGIYKAFNVRIENGSYVFDVKTPNGLIKDLRFGLPGKHNLMNALMALAMAITYGTPTEVVAKALLSFKGIRRRFSYQIKEENLVYIDDYAHHPTEINAVHQAVRELYPGQKVLAIFQPHLFSRTKDFADNFAKSLSAFDEVLLMEIYPARELPMEGVNSQWLMDKMTNEHKRLISKEDLIPTILANDARVIVTIGAGDLGEMVPSIKKALYENL
- a CDS encoding cell division protein FtsQ/DivIB, translating into MKIFNWNNIRLFLMFFLVIFLFSFTSKRNSKRKLTKSTVVFVGENSLFIKQESVNKLLIENNSNATTVRKDRLDLNKLEQVLNAQAMIERADVFVSIDGVLKAVVKQKTPIARVFNDEGSFYIDSEGNKMPLSANFTARVPLVSGEINKKNSEDLFKLFKIIYDDEFLKKNIIGIKVMPNSSLLMLNRNYNFQIDFGNMINVERKFKNYKAFFQKVSLDSSLYKYKKIDLRFTEQVVCTK